A genome region from Carya illinoinensis cultivar Pawnee chromosome 2, C.illinoinensisPawnee_v1, whole genome shotgun sequence includes the following:
- the LOC122297978 gene encoding F-box protein PP2-A13-like — translation MGANISAGLSETDPPMKPRLGDIPESCVALVLMYLDPPEICKLARLNRAFRGASSADFIWESKLPPNYLYIMEKVFDEETLMKFRKKDLYARLCRPIPFDNSTKELWLDKSSGEVSISISSKALRITGIDDRRYWNHISTEETRFQTVAYLQQIWWLEVDGEFEFQFPAGTYSIFFRLQLGRSSKRLGRRICNSEHVHGWNIKPVSFQLTTADGQHAVTQCYLDSPGNWVQYHAGDFVVRNSNALMKIKFSLTQIDCTHTKGGLCVDCVFIYPKVWGKS, via the exons ATGGGTGCGAATATTTCCGCTGGCTTGTCGGAAACGGATCCACCAATGAAGCCCAGGTTGGGGGATATCCCGGAGAGCTGTGTCGCACTGGTTTTGATGTACTTGGACCCCCCTGAGATTTGCAAACTGGCCCGATTGAACCGGGCTTTTCGTGGCGCTTCTTCTGCTGATTTTATATGGGAATCGAAGTTGCCGCCGAATTATCTGTATATCATGGAGAAAGTGTTTGATGAAGAGACTTTGATGAAATTTAGGAAGAAGGATCTCTATGCCAGGCTTTGCAGGCCTATTCCCTTTGATAATAGCACAAAG GAACTTTGGCTGGATAAGAGTTCGGGTGAAGTTTCTATCTCTATTTCGTCGAAGGCTTTAAGGATTACCGGAATAGATGACCGGAGATACTGGAATCACATTTCGACAGAAGAAACTAG GTTCCAGACAGTGGCTTATCTCCAACAAATCTGGTGGTTGGAAGTAGATGGTGAGTTTGAGTTCCAATTCCCTGCGGGCACGTATAGTATCTTTTTTAGACTCCAGCTTGGGAGGTCCTCCAAGAGACTGGGACGTCGGATTTGCAATTCCGAGCACGTCCATGGCTGGAACATTAAACCTGTAAGCTTCCAGCTAACAACAGCTGATGGTCAACACGCTGTGACCCAGTGCTATTTGGACAGTCCTGGGAACTGGGTCCAGTACCATGCCGGAGACTTTGTTGTTCGAAACTCCAACGCGTTGATGAAGATCAAATTTTCCTTGACTCAGATCGATTGCACTCACACCAAAGGTGGTCTTTGTGTAGACTGTGTGTTTATATACCCGAAAGTGTGGGGGAAGAGCTAG